A genomic window from Silene latifolia isolate original U9 population chromosome Y, ASM4854445v1, whole genome shotgun sequence includes:
- the LOC141631589 gene encoding uncharacterized protein LOC141631589 has protein sequence MYVYILQAVNKRPVILADPNRIEKPHVRVGRGLVENKSAAAETVVHGEKLLPNHRIVEITTVNPGHENFQLPVPVRDDITILGDALGSFIQWPDTHIYLAKISPPPEQRKAVGGTKKAALADKPKSTDMPTTSTSQQLDEGTKSKTHSFPDLKVRTLNSTQYKGKDYMQKVRTVTMMRLHEEAGHRIATEQVIVIPLEEDILGPSAPALYHGIC, from the exons atgtatgtgtatattcttcaggccgtaaacaagaggccagttattcttgctgaccctaatagaatcgaaaagccacatgtgcgtgttggccggggtctcgtagaaaacaaatctgcagcagcggaaactgtagttcatggcgaaaaacttttgccgaatcatagaatagtagagataactacagtcaatccaggccatgaaaactttcaactgcctgtcccagttcgtgacgacattaccattctgggagatgcgcttggaagtttcatccaatggcctgatactcacatctacttggcgaagatatctccgccgcctgagcagcggaaagcagttggg ggaacaaaaaaggcggctttggcggataagcctaagtccacagacatgccaacgacctcgacttcacaacaacttgatgag gggacaaaatcaaagactcattctttcccggacctgaaagttaggactttaaactccacacaatataaagggaaggattacatgcaaaaagtaagaacggtgacgatgatgagactgcatgaggaggctggccatcgcatagccaccgagcaagtgatagttattccgctcgaggaggatattctagggccGAGCGCGCCAGCGCtatatcatgggatctgctag